One genomic region from Camelus dromedarius isolate mCamDro1 chromosome 17, mCamDro1.pat, whole genome shotgun sequence encodes:
- the LOC105103464 gene encoding C-C chemokine receptor type 3: protein MEASVNGTEAVETTPYDYEEAMPCEKVDVKELGAQFLPLLYSLVFGVGLLGNVVVLMILTKYKRLHIMTNIYLLNLAVSDLLVLLTLPFWIHYIGWKEWAFGRCMCKLLSGLYHMGLYSEIFFIILLTIDRYLAIVHAVFALRARTVTFGIVTSAFTWGLAGLAAIPDFIFHESQEEFGKSVCNPLYPQGREDAWKSFQALRMNILGLALPLLVMAVCYSGIIKTLLRCPSKKKYKAIRLIFVIMVVFFIFWTPYNLVLLLSAFQMNFETDCEQSRQLDLAMLVTEVIAHSHCCVNPVIYAFVGERFQKHLRHFFHRHVAIYLGKYIPFLPAEKLERTSSVSPSTGEQELSAVF, encoded by the coding sequence ATGGAGGCCTCAGTCAATGGGACAGAGGCTGTGGAGACCACACCCTACGACTATGAGGAGGCAATGCCATGCGAAAAAGTCGATGTCAAGGAGCTGGGTGCCCAGTTCCTGCCCTTGCTGTACTCCTTGGTGTTCGGGGTTGGCCTGCTGGGCAACGTGGTGGTGCTGATGATCCTTACAAAATACAAGAGGCTCCACATCATGACCAACATCTACCTGCTCAACCTGGCCGTTTCTGACCTGCTTGTCCTGCTCACGCTGCCGTTCTGGATTCACTACATTGGGTGGAAAGAGTGGGCTTTTGGCCGCTGCATGTGTAAGCTGCTCTCTGGGCTTTATCACATGGGCTTGTACAGTGAGATCTTCTTCATCATCCTGCTCACCATAGACCGGTATCTGGCCATCGTCCACGCTGTGTTTGCCCTGCGAGCCCGGACGGTCACTTTTGGTATCGTCACCAGTGCCTTCACCTGGGGACTGGCAGGGCTAGCAGCCATCCCTGACTTTATCTTCCATGAGTCCCAGGAGGAGTTTGGCAAGTCTGTCTGTAATCCTCTTTACCCACAGGGTAGAGAAGATGCCTGGAAGAGTTTCCAAGCTCTGAGGATGAATATCTTGGGTCTCGCTCTGCCTCTGCTTGTTATGGCTGTCTGCTACTCAGGAATCATTAAAACGCTGCTGAGATGccccagtaaaaaaaaatataaggcCATCCGGCTCATTTTTGTCATCATGGTGGTCTTCTTCATTTTCTGGACACCCTACAACCTGGttctccttctctctgcttttcaaaTGAACTTTGAGACCGACTGTGAGCAGAGCAGACAGCTGGATCTGGCCATGCTGGTGACGGAGGTGATTGCCCACTCGCACTGCTGTGTCAACCCTGTGATTTACGCCTTCGTCGGTGAGAGGTTCCAGAAGCACCTCCGCCACTTTTTCCACAGGCACGTGGCCATCTACTTGGGCAAATACATCCCATTCCTTCCTGCCGAAAAACTGGAAAGAACCAGCTCTGTATCCCCATCAACAGGGGAGCAGGAACTCTCTGCTGTATTTTAG